In the Gossypium arboreum isolate Shixiya-1 chromosome 10, ASM2569848v2, whole genome shotgun sequence genome, one interval contains:
- the LOC108487106 gene encoding heat stress transcription factor A-4a-like: MDDAQGSSSSLPPFLAKTYEMVDDPSTDSIVSWSASDKSFVVWNPPEFARDLLPRFFKHNNFSSFIRQLNTYGFRKIDPEQWEFANDDFIRGQPHLLKNIHRRKPVHSYSMQSHLGQGASSLTESERQNLRDEIERLKNEKELLALELKRHEQERQGFQLQMRLLRERLQDMERRQQIMMSSVARVLQKPGGAINLTPQLETNDRKRRLTRIAYLYDEAGIEDSQTGNSLIARENVDSTSLSNMEPFEQLESSMVFWENAVHDFGQTNIQHESNLELDESTSCVDTPAISCIQLNIDARLKSPGIDMNSEPAFVVVSEPITAREQTAGTTAPATTGVNDIFWEQFLTENPGSTDTQEVQSERKDSDASKNESKPGDHGKFWWNTKNVNNLAEQMGHLTPAERT; the protein is encoded by the exons ATGGATGATGCTCAGGGCAGCTCAAGTTCGCTCCCTCCTTTCCTTGCGAAGACGTATGAGATGGTGGATGATCCTTCCACAGATTCTATCGTGTCCTGGAGTGCAAGTGATAAGAGTTTCGTTGTATGGAATCCTCCTGAGTTTGCAAGAGATTTACTTCCGAGATTCTTCAAGCACAATAACTTTTCTAGCTTTATCAGACAGCTTAATACATAT GGTTTCAGGAAAATTGATCCAGAGCAGTGGGAATTTGCGAATGATGATTTTATAAGAGGTCAGCCTCATCTTCTGAAAAACATACATAGACGCAAACCGGTTCATAGTTATTCCATGCAGAGTCACTTAGGTCAAGGAGCATCTTCATTAACGGAATCAGAGAGACAGAATTTAAGAGATGAGATCGAGAGACTTAAGAATGAAAAAGAGTTGCTTGCTTTAGAGTTAAAGAGGCATGAACAGGAGCGTCAAGGATTTCAGTTGCAAATGCGGCTTTTGAGGGAGCGTTTACAAGATATGGAACGGCGGCAACAAATTATGATGTCTTCCGTGGCTCGTGTCTTGCAGAAACCAGGAGGTGCCATAAATCTGACCCCACAATTGGAGACTAACGACAGAAAGAGAAGGTTGACTAGAATTGCCTACTTATATGATGAAGCCGGGATCGAAGATAGTCAGACAGGCAATTCCCTAATTGCTAGAGAAAATGTAGATAGTACATCATTGTCTAATATGGAGCCATTTGAACAATTAGAGTCATCCATGGTGTTTTGGGAGAATGCGGTACACGATTTTGGTCAAACCAACATTCAACATGAGTCAAACCTTGAATTGGATGAATCAACAAGTTGTGTAGATACCCCAGCAATATCTTGCATACAGCTTAATATCGATGCTCGACTTAAATCCCCTGGGATTGACATGAACTCTGAGCCTGCTTTCGTTGTTGTTTCTGAGCCTATTACAGCAAGGGAACAAACTGCAGGAACTACTGCACCTGCAACAACTGGGGTTAATGATATATTTTGGGAACAATTTTTGACTGAAAATCCCGGTTCAACCGATACACAGGAAGTTCAGTCAGAAAGAAAAGATTCCGATGCTAGTAAGAACGAAAGCAAACCCGGTGATCATGGTAAATTTTGGTGGAATACGAAGAATGTAAATAACCTTGCAGAACAGATGGGGCATCTTACTCCTGCGGAGAGAACGTGA
- the LOC108489268 gene encoding U-box domain-containing protein 17-like, translating to MASAAIFSSVRRRRSPSLEAFLVPVDLTQVALVQTLAALSSDLVSCFSDHVFFFQRRNSRSLVRRVEIFLVVLTYLRDSRSGSSSNLSPTAVLCFKELYLLLYRSKILLDYCSQSSKLWLLLQSHSISGHFHDLNQEISTLLDVFPIKDLNLSDDIKEQVELLQKQGRQCKLYVDKNDEVLRLKFFSFLDEFENGRIPNHVELRLFFVERLGIKDVESCRSEIEFLEEQIVNHEGDIEPAASVLNGFIAITRYCQFFLFGFEEDELRLCFENPKKPWKGLISQEMAHTFLTIPKDFCCPISLDLMKDPVIVSTGQTYDRSSIARWMEEGHCTCPKTGQMLDDTRIVPNRALRNLIVQWCIAHGVPYDPTETGDASAESFAAALPTKAAIEANRATAVLLIQQLANGSQGAQTVAAREIRLLAKTGKENRAFIAEAGAIPHLRKLLSSSNPVAQENAVTVMLNLSIYAKNKSRIMDEDGCLGSIVEVLRLGLTVEARQNAAATLFSLSAVHEYKKRIADQGGAVEALAELLRVGTPRGKKDAVTALFNLATHADTCSRMIEAGTVTALVGALGNEGVAEEVAGALALIVRQPIGAEAVGKEETAVSGLIAMMRCGTPRGKENAVAALLEFCRTGGATATRRVLKAPAMASLLQTLLFTGTKRARRKAASLARVFQKCENAASRFGGSGVGYPFASNSTTNDASVVPMSISVL from the coding sequence atggcatcagcAGCTATATTCTCTTCTGTAAGGAGGAGAAGGTCGCCGTCTCTAGAGGCTTTCTTGGTTCCTGTTGACTTAACACAAGTGGCTCTTGTCCAAACCTTGGCCGCCTTGTCGTCCGATCTTGTTTCTTGCTTTTCCGACCATGTTTTCTTCTTTCAACGGAGGAATTCTCGGTCTTTGGTCCGAAGGGTGGAAATTTTCCTTGTGGTTTTGACGTATTTGAGGGATTCAAGGTCTGGTTCCTCGTCGAACTTGTCTCCAACAGCCGTATTGTGCTTCAAGGAACTCTATTTGTTGCTGTATAGGTCCAAGATACTACTTGATTATTGCTCTCAATCCAGTAAGTTATGGCTTTTGCTTCAAAGCCATTCAATTTCAGGCCATTTCCATGATTTGAATCAAGAAATTTCTACCCTTTTGGATGTTTTCCCtataaaagatttgaatttgagtgaTGATATTAAGGAACAAGTAGAGCTTTTGCAGAAACAAGGTAGACAATGCAAATTGTATGTTGATAAAAATGATGAGGTTTTAAGGCTTAAATTCTTTTCATTTCTTGATGAATTTGAGAATGGGAGGATACCAAATCATGTGGAATTGAGGTTGTTTTTTGTGGAGAGACTGGGGATTAAAGATGTTGAAAGTTGTAGGTCTGAAATTGAGTTTTTGGAAGAACAGATTGTTAATCATGAAGGAGATATCGAACCTGCGGCTTCTGTGCTTAATGGATTCATTGCGATTACTAGATATTGTCAGTTTTTTCTATTCGGTTTCGAGGAAGATGAGTTGCGGTTGTGTTTCGAGAATCCGAAGAAACCATGGAAAGGGTTGATTAGTCAGGAGATGGCGCATACGTTTTTGACTATCCCTAAGGACTTTTGTTGTCCTATATCGTTGGATTTGATGAAAGATCCCGTGATAGTTTCAACGGGGCAGACATATGATCGGAGTTCGATAGCTCGGTGGATGGAGGAAGGGCATTGTACTTGTCCAAAGACGGGGCAAATGCTTGATGATACTCGCATTGTTCCTAATCGAGCTTTGAGGAATTTGATCGTGCAGTGGTGTATTGCTCATGGTGTTCCGTATGATCCTACTGAGACCGGTGATGCATCTGCAGAGTCTTTTGCTGCGGCTTTGCCGACCAAAGCAGCGATTGAGGCCAATAGAGCAACAGCAGTGCTTCTTATTCAACAACTAGCAAATGGATCTCAAGGAGCTCAGACAGTAGCTGCTCGTGAAATTCGTTTGCTGGCTAAAACGGGGAAGGAAAACCGTGCTTTTATTGCGGAGGCTGGGGCGATACCGCACTTACGGAAGTTGCTGTCATCCTCAAACCCCGTTGCTCAAGAGAATGCTGTTACTGTGATGCTGAACTTATCTATTTATGCTAAGAACAAAAGTCGAATTATGGACGAGGATGGTTGTCTAGGATCGATTGTTGAAGTCTTGAGACTCGGGCTCACAGTGGAGGCTAGGCAAAATGCTGCAGCAACATTGTTTAGCCTCTCCGCAGTTCACGAGTATAAGAAGAGGATAGCTGATCAGGGAGGAGCTGTTGAAGCCTTGGCAGAGTTGTTGAGAGTAGGGACACCTAGAGGGAAGAAGGATGCCGTGACCGCTTTGTTTAACCTAGCGACTCACGCAGACACTTGTTCGAGAATGATAGAGGCCGGAACTGTTACAGCCCTCGTAGGAGCTTTAGGAAACGAAGGGGTGGCGGAGGAAGTAGCAGGTGCATTAGCCTTAATTGTCAGGCAGCCAATCGGGGCCGAAGCTGTAGGGAAGGAAGAAACGGCAGTCTCAGGACTAATAGCAATGATGCGATGCGGAACACCAAGAGGGAAAGAGAATGCTGTTGCAGCATTGCTCGAGTTTTGCCGCACCGGTGGAGCTACCGCAACCAGAAGAGTGCTCAAGGCCCCTGCAATGGCTAGTTTACTCCAGACACTATTGTTTACCGGTACAAAACGAGCAAGAAGAAAGGCCGCATCACTTGCTAGAGTGTTTCAGAAGTGCGAGAACGCCGCTTCACGTTTCGGAGGATCGGGTGTTGGATATCCATTCGCAAGCAACTCAACTACGAACGACGCGTCGGTGGTACCCATGTCCATTTCAGTGTTGTAA